One region of Molothrus aeneus isolate 106 chromosome 1, BPBGC_Maene_1.0, whole genome shotgun sequence genomic DNA includes:
- the LOC136557784 gene encoding microtubule nucleation factor SSNA1-like, translated as MTQQGAVLQGYNNELVKCIEDLCMQKEELNKQIQQAEEEKNKLQHEIQVLSEQLECVCENLAQKVASRNELDKILAETEAAYMKILDSSRTLLNVLKKEVGSLKHSPDLKTNVT; from the coding sequence ATGACTCAGCAGGGAGCTGTTCTTCAGGGTTACAATAATGAACTAGTGAAATGCATTGAAGATTTATGTATGCAGAAAGAAGAACTGAACAAACAAATCCAGcaagcagaagaggaaaagaataaactCCAGCATGAAATCCAAGTCCTCAGTGAACAGCTGGAGTGTGTATGTGAAAACCTGGCCCAAAAAGTGGCTTCACGGAATGAGCTTGATAAAATACTTGCTGAAACTGAAGCTGCTTACATGAAGATTTTGGATAGTTCTAGAACTTTACTTAATGTCCTGAAGAAGGAAGTGGGAAGCTTAAAGCATTCACCAGATCTGAAAACCAATGTAACGTGA